One part of the Lytechinus pictus isolate F3 Inbred chromosome 3, Lp3.0, whole genome shotgun sequence genome encodes these proteins:
- the LOC129257158 gene encoding annexin A7-like has protein sequence MTDKPPPYNPSAAPAPGYPPQQGYPPPQGQPAPGYAPQQGYPPPQPGYAPQPGYAPQPGYAPQPGYPPAQPGYAPPPQMMATNTVVVAQPPPVQQSTVVVHQQHRRGVNHVLHCIITFFFWPWVFVWIILCITEGA, from the exons AGTGCAGCTCCTGCACCCGGTTATCCACCCCAGCAAGGCTACCCCCCACCCCAAGGCCAGCCTGCCCCTGGATATGCTCCGCAACAAGGATACCCTCCTCCGCAGCCTGGCTATGCTCCTCAACCAGGATATGCCCCTCAACCAGGATATGCCCCTCAGCCTGGCTACCCACCAGCCCAACCTGGGTATGCACCCCCTCCTCAAATGATGGCCACTAACACAGTTGTAGTAGCACAACCACCACCTGTTCAACAGAGCACTGTAGTGGTTCATCAGCAGCA tcGTCGTGGTGTGAACCATGTATTGCACTGCATCATTACATTCTTTTTCTGGCCATGGGTATTCGTCTGGATCATCCTG TGCATCACTGAGGGAGCCTAG